ATGATCTTCTTGTAATttccaccccgcccccacaccaGCCACAATTTAGCACAATCAACGCTTAAGTTTGTAAGTTTTTTGGGACAGGAacaatttttgttctgtgtttgtacagcacctagcgcaatggggtccCATTCTACAACTGGGGCTAGAGCAATACAAACAAACAGTAATAGCAAAGTTTGATTTGTCTGGAGCAGATAGTTAGATCAGCAATTCACAGTCTTACTGGCCTCAACAATCACACAGTTAAGTCAGAAACATACATTTTGAGGGCCCCATTCACCTGGTGGGCATGTGACTTTACAGAAACCATCAAAAATTATGCCATAGTGTCAGTTTGTAAACAGCTCAGTTCTGCTACTTTTTGCCACTAcctgaggaaaagttaaaagcCAGAACATGTACATAGATTTCCCTTAAATATTTATAACACTTTGGATACATCACATGCAGGAGTATGATTTTACTTGATTTGCTAAATATTTACTATTGTATTATCTGCCCCACAACTGGAACTACAAGCACCCTGATGGAGCGAAAAGTTGCCAGATTTCAATGCAATTTCCTTATATTTCTCATCTATCCTCCTTTGGAATATTTTATAAGtttctatatttttatatgtCAACTATTTAACAACTTTTCCAGTGTAAAAGCTTTCACTCTTCAGCTTTCTCCAGCACAGTAAGTCTTCATTTAAAGCACAGACCTAAACAGGACTTTTTCCATACACTCATTGAACTCTGTAAAGAACTGCAGCTTCTAAAAAGTTTTGTTAAGCATCAACTATTGTCTGGTAACCAGGTCTGAGCAGTGACTCAAGTATTTTGACCTATGATCATCTAATCTCAGAAATAGGTGGAGTATGGAacgatgttaaaaaaaaaagctgttataTAGTGAACTGAATAATCACACTGCTGTATGCAGGCTTGAGCAAGTCCTGCCCTTCCCTTTCAATAATTTTAACAAAACTTAGCCTGCCCAGCTGCTTTATTTAATCCTTCCCCTCCACCTtttccctcacaccacacaaACAAttgaggatttatttatttaacatttcttCCCTCCTCACCTTTTAATCAGAgtttaaagcatattttaaagACTGACTAGAcagttaagtttttaaaaaaaaaaagcaataataaAATTGTCTAGTTAACAAAACCTCAGGTCATTTTCATCCAAACCCACCTTTCCTCACTATGAGTTATATGCAAAAGTTATATTTTAATCATAGCACACAAAAAGCAACATAAGCGTAAGATGTAACAGCAAAAATGTGGTAAAGCCAGTTATACAGCCTGCTCATGGATGGAAACTGCAACCAAATTTAGGCACAGGAGCTCTACAAGGAAGATAATCACTTCCAACCCAAACCCACATAATGTTAGGGATCTACTTTGAGAAAACTGGAACACAAACAATACTTGAAGGAAGGAGTAGTGTACCAACCAAATCTCTTTTTGAGTTTCATGGCAAACACAAGCTTTTTGAGCAACGTTTTTCTTTATCTGTTTCAAACATTTACTAAACTGAAAGTGTGTGTATTCTTATACATAAATACAAAAGTTAAAAGCAATTAGAATGTGAAATAGCAACAATGTGCCTATGGGGAAGGTGCTCTGATAGCACAGTGATAGGTGGCATTAcaaaaccctaaaaaaaaaaagcagacagaTGCCTATCACACAGAGCTCAAGCACTTCAGACAAGATACAGTTAAGGACCTTAGTCTTACACAGccctttataaatatttttataaagaaaagtaCATCACAAAACGGCCTATACTCTGACCTCCCAATAATCATTGCTGATCTCAAAATACAGACAGCATTGCTTTTGGGAAAGAAATGTAATTATACACTGTCCAGCCTAAAATGCAAGTGCACGTTCATAATATATGCGCTTTTCCAATATAATTATATATACATTATTCTAAAGAAAAAGAACATATTTTTCTAAGATACTGTACTGTCAGTTGATGTTAACTGATAGTTCCCATTTGCTAGTAAGTATAGAGTATTCAAATATCACTATCAAGACAAAAAAATTACAACATAAAAACAACAACGtaagggacagagttaaggttcgcaaaaagaaaaggagtacttgtggcaccttagagactaaccaatttatttgagcatgagctttcgtgagccacagctcacttcatcagatgtgtaccgtggaaactgcagcagactttatatacacacagagaatattctctgtgtgtatataaagtctgctgcagtttccacggtacacatctgatgaagtgagctgtggctcacgaaagctcatgctcaaataaattggttagtctctaaggtgccacaagtactccttttctttttattctctgtgtgtatataaagtctgctgcagtttccacggtacacatctgatgaagtgagctgtggctcacgaaagctcatgctcaaataaattggttagtctctaaggtgccacaagtactccttttctttttgcgaatacagactaacacggctgttcctctgaaaccagagttaaggttgttatACTGTAATGAAATATGCATTTCCTGAAGAGAAATGCATTCATTCTGTGCACAGTAAGGTGTAAGATGTCCTTAACTGTTTATGTCCTTGCTTTTAAATAACTGGGTTATAAAAATGTTTTCGTTATAGGCAAGTGTATATTGTCTCACAGCATCCCTaacttatttgctttttttaaaaataccaaagaTATCCTCCTCAACCCcatctttcttttccattttagAAGTACTTCccagtgcaaaaaaataaaaattaaattggatgcaccagtcatgattattggtgcatctgaagaagtgggtcttttttttaatccatgaaagcttatgcccaaataaacctgttagtctttaagctGCCACTGGAccgctcgttgtttttgtggatacagattaacatggctacccctctgatactcagaTTATTAAAGTAGTTTGTACCTCTCCAGAGTTAATTAGTTATATTTCACCGTGAAGTACATTTTGTATTTCTCAACTTAGTTAATGGAAACGTATTAGTCTATTTCATATATAGAGTCTAATTCACTAAACAAGTCTCAAAACTAAATGCTGCAGCACTTTGGTTGCTAGCACTGcaaggaaattatttatttttaaacaatgtattAGTTaattcacagaattttttttcaaaattatggAAATTGTTTTGAACTGAGTTTGGAGCAAATCTGACTTAAgagtgtccttttaaaaacattgtctTAAATTGCTACAATAAATTCAATTTACTTCGGGGTTTGtctggttttttggttttttttgatcCCATAGATTTGCATCCAGACTGCTTTGCTGGCTAATTGTTAAAAGAGGAGGGATttttaaagtcattattgtttaaGGCAATGAACTTCTCTTTTTCTGAGGGAAAGTAAGTTAAACTTTCCTCTGATGTTATGAAGAAACAACAGGCAATTTATAAAGCTCTCCAAgataatcacaggtttcagagtagcagccacgttagtctgtattcgcaaaaaggaggacttgtggcacctgagagactaacaaatttatttgagcataagctttcgtgagctacagctcacttcataggatgctgtattttccactgaatgcatccgctgaagtgagctgtagctcacgaaagcttatgctcaaataaatgttagtctctaaggtcccacaagtactccttttctttttccaggatAATCAGTTCTTAAAGCAGAGTTTTATCAATGTTAGTgtagtgactaaatgatgatcaaTTCTGTACATAGCATGTTTGTTGTACAGCTGTCACTACAGATCAAGAGATGGACCCATTATAGAAAGAGTTATTTCCAAAATATACAGCATAGTAGCTTTCTGTTTTTCTCAGATCTTTAAATATGCTTCCAGAACTTCTAACATtgtcaagtttatttttaaatctgtgatTCTGAAGCTTTGTACTAGTTCACTAAGTAATTTTTCTAAGAAGATACTTTAATTAAGTGTGCTCCTGTTGAAGAATAAAAAGCTTTTTAGATTTCCTTATATTATGCATACAGCAAAACATAAGTGCAGAATGTTTGCATTTTGAAGTCTAACTTTAAGAAGCAGCGAGCTAGCATGTCCTCCAAAACTTTCTGTTGTGCACCCCAATTGATGGCAGGGACACCTACTTGTAATAATTCGTCTACTCATCAGCTTATCTGAAACTGAATTTAGCCAAATTACTGCTAGAGCCCCATAAAAGCCGTTCttagtttaggctggacattctTAAGACTCAGTTTGTCCCTCCTTCCTTTACATAATGAATTACAGAGGCAGAAAGTACCAAATGCTCCTTCATTTAAAGTCACTCCTGTAAGAGGTGATTATGCAGCTTACTCCTGCAGTCTAAGTAGCTGATCACATTTATTCCTTACAATAATATAAGCAAGGTTTCCTTTCgctcattaattttttaaatatagcgGTTCTTAACATGAGGGAAAAGCAGCTCATTATCCACAGTCATGGCATTCATAAGCAAGATGTCCATACTTGAactaaatatttacaagacagcaGGTAACATCTTTTAGGGAGATTCAGGGAAAGTGTTTTTGTGAAACATGATGTTTGGGTCAGACTAGTATTTTCCAAGGGCAAAAAATCATCCCTAGCAAGGACGGTTTTGTAATATCCAAAGACGACTGTGTCCAAATGCCATAGGCACTGGAATAGGGGTGTGGCCGCACCCCCAGCTTGAAGGGGTCTCCATCATAtagagggtttacagtttggttcaaaggctctcagcacccccactatgcaaattgttccagcaccactgtcagaggcaaaaagaaaaggaggacttgtggcaccttagagactaaccaatttatttgagcatgagctttcgtgagctacagctcacttcatcagatgcataccgtggaaactgcagcagactttatatatacacagagaatatgaaacaatacctcctcccaccccactgtcctgctggtaataacttctctgtgtatatataaagtctgctgcagtttccacggtatgcatccgatgaagtgagctgtagctcacgaaagctcatgctcaaataaattagttagtctctaaggtgccacaagtactccttttctttttgcgaatacagactaacacggctgttcctctgaaacctgtcagaggcAAGGaaatctctccctttctccccacacACCCTTCACGTTCAACACTTTTAACACATTTTCAACAAGTTTTAAGGAGCAAGTTACATTAAAATTAAGCTCCCCAAAAAAATCAGAACAGCAGCCTCTTAGGGCCTGAAcatgtgaggtgctgagcaacaACTCCTCCCAGGCTACAGTGCATCTCACAGGCTCAGAGGGACTGGAAACTATTTACATCCCCAATCTCCAGTAAGAACAGCATCAGAGATCACAGCTAAGGCCCTGAAATAGCAACAGAGTACAAGACCACATGCCCAATAGACCAGGTTCCTCACACCCCCaaccagggagtggggtggggggaaactaGTAAATACATCACTGAATCACACAACAAAACCCCATTGCATCCCTAGAGGGAAGACTAACCCACCCCCACCCTAAACCCCACAGCCCCGCTGAGAGagcacccctcctcccagtgtcAGACACCAGCAGGTCTGGAACCGCACTTCAGTCCCCTAAGTCCCATGTTCCAACCCTTTAGCCCCATAATCTTAGGGAACCCTCTTCTCATCCCCCCAGGGGCCTCCCTTCTCCACAGGCTGGGCCTCCTCACATAACTATGAGGTTCTTTACACACAGACTCTCCCCTGCACAGCCCCCAATCTCCTTCCCATGGGATATCCCCCAATCCCCCTACAGggacccccacacccctccccacagggaccccctccccacaggatccccacacagccccccatgGGATCCCCCTGCACATACACAGCCCCCCACGGGGCCCCCGTACCCCTTCCCCGTGGgatccccccgcacacacacagagccccccacgGGGCCCCCCGTACCCCTTCCCCATGGGATCCCCCCGCACAAACACAGAGCCCCCCACGGGGCCCCCCGTACCCCTTCCCCGTGggatccccacacacacacacagagccccccacgGGGCCCCCCGTACCCCTTCCCCGTGggatccccacacacacacacagagccccccacgGGGCCCCCCGTACCCCTTCCCCGTgggatccacacacacacacacagagccccccacgGGGCCCCCCGTACCCCTTCCCCGTgggatccacacacacacacacagagccccccacgGGGCCCCCCGTACCCCTTCCCCGTgggatccacacacacacacacagagccccccacgGGGCCCCCCGTACCCCTTCCCCGTgggatccacacacacacacacagagccccccacgGGGCCCCCCGTACCCCTTCCCCGTgggatccacacacacacacacacagagccccccacgGGGCCCCCCGTACCCCTTCCCCATgggatccacacacacacacacagagccccccacgGGGCCCCCCGTACCCCTTCCCCGTGggatccccacacacacacagagccccccacgGGGCCCCCCGTACCCCTTCCCCGTgggatccccccacacacacagagccccccacgGGGCCCCCCGTACCCCTTCCCCGTgggatccccccacacacacagagagccccCCACGGGGCCCCCCTTACCCCTTCCCCATGggatccccacacacacacagagagccccCCACGGGGCCCCCCTTACCCCTTCCCCGTGggatcccccacacacacacagccccccacgGGGCCCCCCATACCCCTTCCCCGTGggatccccacacacacacacagagccccccacgGGGCCCCCCGTACCCCTTCCCCGTGGGatccccccccgcacacacacacagagcccccccacGGGGCCCCCCGTACCCCTTCCCCATGGgatcccccccccgcacacacacacagagccccccacgGGGCCCCCCGTACCCCTTCCCCATGGGatccccccccgcacacacacagagccccccacgGGGCCCCCCGTACCCCTTCCCCAtgggatcccccccacacacacacacacagagccccccacgGGGCCCCCCGTACCCCTTCCCCGTGGGatccccccccgcacacacacacacagagcccccccacggggcccccccacaccccttccacgtgggacctccccacacacacacacacaggcccacACACCCTCTCCAAGAGGATCCCTCTCCCTGGCACCCCCAAGGCAGATCCCTCCcatgcgcccctcccccagcagctcagcccacggcacagggctgggggctgcctcaccccccccccccccccccccacacacacacacacacacacgggctcCCCCCggccggcccgccccgccccgcggggGCCCCCCGCAGCCCGGCCGGAGCGGGGCAGGGTCCGTCCCCCCGCCGGGGCCTAGCCGGGGCGGGCGCTGCGCGTGCGGCTCCCCGGGCGAGCCCGGCCGGCGGCTCCCGCCAGCCCCGCGGCAGCGGGCGGGGAGCGGAGCGGGCCACTCACCCTGCGGCGGGcccgagcggagcggagcggagcggcgGCCGGAGGAGGCGGAGCAGCCGGGCCGGTCCCTGCTCGGCGGCGGCAGCGGCAGCCTGGCAGGAAGGGGAgcgcggggcggggaggaggcggcggcagCGGCACGTCCACGGCGTCTGCCGGCCCCCTCCCGCCGCCCGTTAAAGGCGCAGGGCcgcggggccgggggcagcgcCTGACCCGAGAGCCGCCGTCTGGGACCGGGCCCGCCGGGAGCCGGAGCCGGATCCCCCCCGACACCCTGCGGGGACCCCCCAGCCTGAGATCCCCCCCACCGGGATTCCCCCAGACACGCCCCCCAGGGGGACCCCCAGCCTGAGATCCCCCCCACCGGGATTCCCCCAGACACGCCCCCCCGGGGATCCCCCAGCCTGAGACCCCCCCACCGGGATTCCCCCAGACACGCCCCCCCGGGGATCCCCCAGCCTGAGACCCCCCACCGGGATTCCCCCAGACACGCCCCCCAGGGGGACCCCCAGCCTGAGACCCCCCCACCGGGATTCCCCCAGACACGCCCCCCAGGGGGACCACCAGCCTGAGATCCCCCCCACCGGGATTCCCCCAGACACGCCCCCCAGGGGGACCCCCAGCCTGAGATCCCCCCCACCGGGATTCCCCCAGACAAGCCCCCCAGGGGGATCCCCCAGCCTGAGATCCCCCCCACCGGGAttcccccagacacccccccccgggGATCCCCCAGCCTGAGACCCCCCCACCGGGAttcccccagacacccccccagGGGGACCCACCAGCCTGAGACCCCCCACCGGGATTCCCCCGACACGCCCCCCAGGGGGACCCCCAGCCTGAGATCCCCCCCCGGGGGACCCCCCAACCTGAGAACCCCCAACGGGATTCTCCTCAGACGTCTCCAACAGGGATCCCCAACCTGAGACCCCCTTACTGTGATTCTCCTCACAGGGACCCCAAgcctcagacacacacacccctgcactgGAATTCCCCCAAACTCTCCCCATGGGAATCCCCAGCCTGTGAGGATTCTCCCCAGATACCCCCCTAGATCCCTGCCCAGGAGGATCCCCCAGCCTGAGACACCCCTGTACAGGGATTCACCCCAGACACCCCTGGAATCCCACAGGCTGAGATCCCGCCCATGGGGATTTCCCCCAGACACCCCCATAGGAATCCCACAGCCTGAGACACTCCCTACCATGTTTCCCCCAGGGAGCCCCCAGCCTGACACCCCCATAATGGGATTCCCATGCTATGGCATATGGGGGCCCCAGTGTTCTGCAGAGCCATATCTGTGTCCACAGAATAAATGTGGTGAGACCCTCAGCTGCGGGTTGAGACGTCTCTTGCGGGGGGCACACAGAGCGGTTACTTGGAGCTGGTGTACTTGGTCACAGCCTTGGTGCCCTCAGACACGGCGTGTTTGACCAGCTCCCCCGGCAGCAGCAGGCGCACGGCGGTCTGGATCTCCTGGGAGGTGATGGTGGAGCACTTGTTATAATGCCCCAGGCGGGACGCCTCCCCAGCAATGCGCTCGAAGATGTCATTGACAAAGGAATTCATGATGCCCATGGCCTTAGAGGAGATGCCGGTGTCGGGGTGAACCTGCTTCAGCACCTTATAGACATAAATGGAGTAACTCTCCTTCCTGGTCTTGCGGCGTTTCTTGTCCCCTTTATTCTGGGTCTTGGTCACCGCTTTCTTGGAGTCCTTTTTGGGCGCGGGAGCAGATTTCGCCGGCTCAGGTATCTCGATTGCTACTGACAGCACAGAACAGAACCAGCAATGGGTTGAGACGTCAGgccatgtggctcctggaaggATCTTTCCCTGACGGAGCAAGCCATAGAGTGAGAAGGCTGGAGTTCCGAACAGTTGTTAATCATAAGCCTTCAGAAGCATATTTAAACTATTTCACTGAGCTTCAGCAGATTGAGGATGCTATTCTCTGCCAAGGCCTTCTACCctacccaacccaacccaacctcCTCCCAGGAGAGAGCATGGCTCTCAATGCTCTTTGCTTTGGCTTGTCTTCACATAGAAGTAGTaatgctttaactataccagtaaaaTGACATCCCTTCTTTTTAGTGTGGATGGCCCTATACTGGTATAATATTTATGTCCAGCTTGTATATAGCTCTTTTTATGAGTAGGTCTCAGAGTGCTATACAAAGGaggcaagtatcattatccccatgttacagatgggaaaactgaggcacggagaggcaaagtgacttgctcaagctcACCCaacaggccaatggcagagccaatAATTGAACCCTGGGGGGAGGGTGCTTGGGGCTCCAGTGGACGGGgtaggggtggggtcttgggcaCAAGGGCTGGGCCACGTGGCTAACTTCCCCAAAGGGGGACTCACGTGTCACGCATGGATCTAACCAATTAGCCAGAGGTTATGCCCACTGCATGTGAGCTCTGCACATTGCTACGAGACTCTAAGGCAGTGAtactcagtggttcaggagccaaattagcgatcaacattacccaaaagagccacagtaatgtgaattcattgtttcattttctatagtactatatattcatatttaaacagtgtaacaggggaaatatttagtttgtttatatatatatagccaagtattattattttatcaactacaattggttaataacatagtaaaagcattctgattggttaataattaaatcacacagtgtttcaATAtcatgctgcaaagagccacaggagataTATTAAAAAGCCACTTGCACCTTGCAAGTCTCAGCCTGGGTATCACTGCTCTAAGGTCTCATCTGCTTTAGAAGCTGATCTGTGATTCTCCTCCACCAGTGAAAGttacagtgtagacagggctctgATGTTTTCCACATGTGAACCCATACAGTGCTGTCTGTCTCAGTCTGCAGCCAGCTCCAGAGCATCAGCTGTTTCCTGTAGCTTTACCAAGTAACGATTGGGTGAAATtacaaaaacccaattttttcaccGCTGTCATTCAGAATTCTGTGGTCAGCAGTGAAACAAGCAAGAATCATATAGCTGGACACAGGAGCAGCTGACATGTCCAGGGCTACAAGCTCAGGAAGCAGCTTGCATACCAAACCTTGTATCTCTGCGCTCACAACACACAGCCAAGTGAAAGCATGTGTCTTGACCCCGCTGTGGATGATGTCTCCACCCTAAAAGCCCATAACCTTCTGGAGTGCAAGGAAAGGGGAAGGAGCCAAAAACAATCAAGAAAAAGAGTCACTgaacaaaaataaaggaaagaacCCAAATATAGGGGGtaggaagggaaagagagaatgaagacaaaatgggagggaaaaggaaagaatGGAGAGGAAAATGTACAGATGTGGCAACTGTGCTGAGATGTTGCAAAAGGGGCACCAACTATCAATCTGTTTCATCAATAAaaggcagggtggataaaaatgatttttttaaaaaaatcaaaaaatctgatttttttaatttagattggattttttttgataaaatgctttttgaggaaaaaacctatctaaagatagatGCATTATacctcaaagatatctcatcatggaatagggattataaatgctaattctatagtatgagacaatatattcatgtaatgtttaagaaaagttttgtaaatgagttccaatagttcatggattagggacccaattttatggggttccacaggcttctgtatagaatATGTAGGTTAATCTTTcaatctacccaatgggactcaatgCTCAGTCTAGataagataccatcagagatgcttagttttgcagttcgcAAACTGGATTTGTATCTCCAGAAGTagcatgcttgttaacagcaaaaatgtttttaaataaataaataatatatagaggtgagaaataacagacctcaactctattgtccctctgcaaatttgtgtacacagagtcaaccccatacctctctctaaaagtgcaaagtttcagaaagttcaatgaattgaagattgttgggggtggaatagatcttgtcaaggagaagaagtctggagataaatgtgagaagcgagggacatatacttgttttgttaaaatatacgtttgctgttgaagaaaaaaatccagaatacataacgttgttgttttagttaaataaaacaatttaaatatctgtctaGTGATGTTCTtttcctaatacagcatggcaagaaaatcctcgaaatattaatgattaacctgttgaactggagatagttcacctcccaatgacttcataaatatctgcttcagttatcTTTGGGAAAATGAAATAAccaacaatcattcattttctgatattgctgtaaaactaaactgaaaagttttcaaaataaatcactttaaaaatgtatagtgtgtaccttctaaaaatgaaacctacatccatctctgagttgtgaagaatatgtattaaggttataacaaccaacaagaatgcacttttatatagaaaaccatgattaaatcgagtcttcctgactagtgatttaaatcatgatttaaatcaaatctatCCTGGTAAAAGGTCTGAACTGTTTGTTTAGGGACAGCACCCTAGTAGGAATCCCCGTACACTCACGTTCCTAGGAGCTGATTGTGTAAAGCATGAACTAGGCTTCTCACACTAAGCTTGTCGACACCCACAAATTAACCATCATTGACAATGGGGGGGTCCTATTGGCCTCTGGCTAGTAGATGCCTGCTATATTATATTTGTCAGGCCCTGTCACATGTAACTAACTGTTTGTTTACTTGTTCCCAACAAAGGAGTCTTTGAGGAATGAGCAACTCAACTGCTTTAGGTATCAGCGAGGGATTTGCATAGAATCTCTCACTGAGGGCTCATTATTAGCCTATTCACCAGCTGCATTTGTCACTGCAGGCTTCAGATGGATTTCCAGGGTATCTCCAGCAAATAACAGCAACAGTGCGAGACTGACGTTCTGTGCGACTCCATGTGTTATAGGCAAGGGTAAGCAGGGCTTGAGTCAGCGCCCTAGTATGTGGGCACGTACAGTCGCAAAGCTGGTCAGCCAACTGAATGCAAGGCTCACCATCAATTGGTGAGACAGCATTTCGCTGTTCTGTTCTG
The nucleotide sequence above comes from Caretta caretta isolate rCarCar2 chromosome 6, rCarCar1.hap1, whole genome shotgun sequence. Encoded proteins:
- the LOC125638738 gene encoding histone H2B 8-like, yielding MHMSRDVDVRTNSSAIHLVSLNNDMHIVETIEIPEPAKSAPAPKKDSKKAVTKTQNKGDKKRRKTRKESYSIYVYKVLKQVHPDTGISSKAMGIMNSFVNDIFERIAGEASRLGHYNKCSTITSQEIQTAVRLLLPGELVKHAVSEGTKAVTKYTSSK